Below is a genomic region from Parageobacillus toebii NBRC 107807.
AACTTATTTTACTTACTGTTGAATCGTATATTGTGCACCGCTTGTCGGTCGGAGAAAAGCGCGAATCCCATTTGGATGATACGGCATCCGTTGTTCTGCTGTTTCGATGTCCACCCATTGAACGTCTATGATGTTTTCATCCTTACTTATTACCACAGGCGCATGAACAATCGTTCCACGAAACGTAATAAAAAAGACATGATTACCGTCCATAAACGCTTCATTAAGGGCAACGATATCATGAACATCCACGTCATATCCCGTTTCCTCTTTTACCTCGCGAATCGCCGCTTCCCGCAACGTTTCTCCTTTCTCCACTCCCCCGCCAGGAAGCGACCATGTTCCTCGTTTGTTGTACACCATTAATACCTTTTGTTCCACTTCATCGTATAGAAGCACATACACCACATCAACTCGCTTCATTGTCGCTCTCCTTCCGCAATTGCTGCAAAAATGCCAATACTTTCTCCGCATATTCACCCGGATACATTCAAAACTTTTTATCAGTGCCGAAAGCCGCCATTTCCACGTCCGTCTGCGCGGTTCTAGCTGTAGTTCCATTCCTCTTCCCGCCTTATTATATTTTAAGAATAGTAAAAATTCACCCTGCAAATAAATCCCCGCTCCACCATATTGGCTAAGCGAGGAACATTGTATTCATTTTCTATATCTCATTGTCAGTCGATCTCTCGTAACAGATGCTCTACTATTCCAACAGCTCCCTAAGCTCGGCAACATACTCATTTGATCCGGTGACAATTAGGCGATCTCCCTTATGCAGCTTTGTATCCCCATGTGGGACAATCGATTCATTTTCACGGAAGATCCGTACGATAATGCAATCTCCCATAAACGGAAAGCGGCGAAGCGGGATTCCATCATATTCATTGTTATTCATCGTAATTTCATGCAATGTCGCATCCTTGTTTATAAACATCCGCGCCACTCTTGGTGATTCGATGAACGCTTGC
It encodes:
- a CDS encoding NUDIX hydrolase, producing the protein MKRVDVVYVLLYDEVEQKVLMVYNKRGTWSLPGGGVEKGETLREAAIREVKEETGYDVDVHDIVALNEAFMDGNHVFFITFRGTIVHAPVVISKDENIIDVQWVDIETAEQRMPYHPNGIRAFLRPTSGAQYTIQQ